A section of the Malania oleifera isolate guangnan ecotype guangnan chromosome 2, ASM2987363v1, whole genome shotgun sequence genome encodes:
- the LOC131148398 gene encoding hypothetical protein At1g04090-like, producing MGSCLFSSCGKELSSKSKTASPKIETTFKLPSPIPNCQPSEDFASGTIDLGGLLARQISSFTKVWATHEGGPDNLGATFFEPSPIPEEFFMLGCYCQPNNRPLFGWVLVAKDVNHGKILKQPVDYTLVWSSNSSKIKKDGDLNGYIWMPTPPEGYKAVGHVVTTSADKPSLEKVRCVHSDLTDDESETDGLIWGLGSRGFNVYGFRPKKRGIKAQGVCVGTFVAKKGKSKTYSLSLSCLKNLNPKFPKCSMPDLSQVEALFQAYSPLIYLHPKEQYLPSSVTWFFDNGALLYTKGQESKPVSIDPKGSNLPQDGSPKDGAYWMDLPVADEQKEKLKKGNSHSFEAYLHVKPMMGATFTDIAVWVFYPFNGPARAKVGCIEVVPLGKLGRHVGDWEHVSLRISNFNGQLWSVYFSQHSKGKRVLASEVEFYCGNRPTVYASLNGHAFYPRAGLVLQGKCGVGVRNDIARNLDYHEKVLDTRSKFVVVAVDYGSGTAAAAEEQPSEPPWLNYAREWGPKVSYLGKMKCLQVCGEEGPTGPKEKKNWKGDD from the exons ATGGGGAGTTGCCTCTTTTCCTCTTGTGGAAAAGAACTCAGCAGCAAGAGCAAGACGGCCTCGCCCAAGATTGAAACCACATTTAAGCTTCCTTCTCCAATACCCAATTGCCAACCTTCTGAAG ATTTTGCAAGCGGAACCATTGATCTAGGAGGACTACTAGCGCGCCAAATATCATCATTCACCAAAGTTTGGGCTACCCATGAAGGCGGACCGGATAATCTCGGCGCCACATTTTTCGAACCTTCCCCGATACCGGAGGAGTTCTTCATGCTTGGATGCTACTGCCAGCCCAACAACCGGCCTCTATTCGGGTGGGTTCTCGTCGCCAAAGATGTCAACCATGGCAAAATCCTAAAGCAACCAGTTGATTACACTCTTGTTTGGAGTAGTAACTCCTCCAAAATTAAGAAAGATGGTGATCTCAACGGCTATATCTGGATGCCAACTCCTCCGGAAGGCTACAAAGCAGTAGGTCACGTCGTCACGACCTCGGCCGACAAGCCTTCCCTCGAAAAAGTCCGGTGTGTTCATTCCGATCTCACCGATGATGAAAGCGAGACGGACGGATTGATTTGGGGACTAGGCTCACGTGGCTTCAACGTTTATGGTTTCAGACCAAAGAAGAGAGGGATAAAAGCTCAAGGGGTCTGCGTAGGTACCTTTGTTGCCAAGAAAGGCAAATCTAAGACCTATTCCCTGTCATtatcttgtttgaaaaatctCAACCCTAAATTTCCCAAGTGTTCTATGCCTGACCTGAGCCAGGTTGAGGCATTATTCCAAGCTTACTCTCCACTCATTTACTTGCACCCAAAAGAACAATACCTCCCTTCTTCAGTAACCTGGTTTTTCGACAATGGAGCCCTACTATACACCAAAGGGCAAGAATCCAAACCCGTTTCGATCGACCCTAAGGGTTCAAACCTCCCGCAAGATGGCTCGCCAAAAGATGGTGCCTACTGGATGGACCTCCCGGTCGCCGACGAACAAAAAGAGAAACTGAAGAAGGGAAATTCACATAGCTTCGAGGCTTATCTACACGTAAAGCCAATGATGGGGGCTACGTTCACCGATATCGCGGTGTGGGTGTTCTACCCTTTCAACGGGCCGGCGAGGGCTAAAGTTGGGTGTATCGAGGTTGTGCCTCTAGGGAAACTAGGAAGGCATGTTGGAGACTGGGAGCATGTGAGTTTGAGGATCAGCAATTTCAATGGGCAGCTATGGAGTGTGTATTTCTCTCAGCACAGTAAAGGGAAGCGGGTGTTGGCTTCGGAGGTTGAGTTCTATTGTGGGAATAGGCCTACGGTGTACGCGTCGTTGAATGGGCATGCATTTTACCCAAGAGCAGGGCTTGTCTTGCAAGGCAAATGTGGAGTAGGGGTAAGGAATGACATAGCCCGGAACCTTGATTACCATGAGAAGGTGTTGGACACCAGAAGCAAGTTCGTGGTGGTGGCGGTAGACTACGGCTCCGGCACGGCTGCAGCAGCGGAGGAGCAACCATCAGAACCACCGTGGCTGAACTATGCTAGGGAATGGGGTCCTAAAGTCAGCTATTTGGGGAAGATGAAATGTCTGCAAGTGTGTGGAGAAGAAGGGCCTACTGGTCCCAAGGAGAAGAAGAACTGGAAGGGTGATGATTGA